A single window of Plasmodium reichenowi strain SY57 chromosome 14, whole genome shotgun sequence DNA harbors:
- a CDS encoding hypothetical protein (conserved Plasmodium protein, unknown function), whose product MSSPTNENTNEKKRKKTIEEENVLVKVKENINLKKKKIEFEDDEEFERYVFSNFKNADESYNNKEQYILSEITKAFFNDNRKYKSIEDMANEIKNQAIKNIKKNLDIICNNECTSPFFVERFRVKYINEQNMLNIKTAQNYFKEFIILYKNNNFNDFSLEINTNIEEGGASEKNNIEYDDDIESADNIKSNDNTKSKLDNSHNNMEENKNNSILNEENMYISNLWKEKIKCKIDNINDNNILTKILNYIGGTSIHVDHIPMHINKFHILNTLSTLKYNVMNINIWDVYNTKDTRAHPFFRRANIYFNNKTSATNVLNTIRENSYAIPIHQWYMNNVRRNIYNTIDFKICPPICSHIERIKKDYNMAKELVRKLDYSCGINMDLFNKMSDDTYLNDQVNKRRKVDDKEEHDESFNDKSKNTFEVNTLNDNNNNSNIENNKNGYNDDNINEDKNIIDKENVTESPIISMIENNQEQNYDVKKKLDILILYLRFVHNFCYYSAKKFNTYDELLRECGYFYLRVNVGQKKLHKNFIPIFYENCNIEKDNKYLDNMIINSISIDETNLLNEDIKNDISINSGYNDLKNQNSFVMHNETNDHNENRNYKLKYTNDMLLYKLLNNKKNEIFFLQDEEQIKISEFQLKWLVHFDNEIKNAINNKYYENINIEKTNEFLDILKKDYALTTSDNKQSDIRCSKCKKLFNHINDLPNHIFLKHNQFKMKLITETEIQIMKKKFYETPHSFHFLFMMEKKYNYMFKNYNHKNSIFKRNKSFINHNLHVLNNPNKNEYKDFDDPQQNLLQNVKHTNTTKSKDFYDDT is encoded by the coding sequence ATGAGTTCGCCTACTAATGAAAATACgaatgaaaagaaaagaaaaaaaaccattgaagaagaaaatgtTCTAGTTAAAGtgaaagaaaatataaatttaaaaaaaaagaaaatcGAATTTGAGGATGATGAAGAATTTGAAAGATATGTTTTTAgtaattttaaaaatgcTGATGAaagttataataataaagagcaatatattttatcgGAAATTACAAAAGCATTCTTTAATGATAACAGAAAATACAAAAGTATAGAAGATATGGcaaatgaaataaaaaatcaagctataaaaaatattaaaaaaaatttagatattatatgtaataatgAGTGTACTAGTCCTTTTTTCGTTGAACGATTTCgtgtaaaatatattaatgaacagaatatgttaaatataaaaacagctcagaattattttaaagaatttataatattatataaaaataataattttaatgatTTCAGTTTAGAGATAAATACGAATATAGAAGAAGGGGGGGCTAGtgaaaagaataatatagaatatgatgatgatatagAAAGTGCTGACAACATAAAAAGTAATGATAATACCAAATCAAAATTAGATAATtcacataataatatggaggaaaataaaaataattccatattaaatgaagaaaatatgtatatatctAATCTGtggaaagaaaaaataaaatgcaaaattgataatattaatgataataatatattaacaaaaatCTTAAATTATATAGGTGGTACATCAATACATGTAGATCATATACCTAtgcatataaataaatttcatatattaaatacaCTCAGTactttaaaatataatgtgatgaatataaatatatggGATGTATATAATACCAAAGATACAAGAGCACATCCTTTTTTTAGAAGAgctaatatatattttaataataaaacttCAGCTACTAATGTATTAAATACTATACGAGAAAATTCGTATGCTATACCTATTCATCAGTGGTACATGAATAATGTTAGgagaaatatatataataccattgattttaaaatatgtcCACCCATATGTTCACATATagaaagaataaaaaaagattatAATATGGCAAAAGAACTTGTAAGAAAATTAGATTATTCATGTGGCATTAATATGGACCTCTTTAACAAAATGAGCGATGACacatatttaaatgatcaagtaaataaaagaagaaaagtTGATGACAAAGAAGAACATGATGAATCGTTTAATGATAAGAGCAAAAATACATTTGAGGTAAATAcattaaatgataataataataatagtaatatagAGAACAACAAGAATGgttataatgatgataatataaatgaggacaaaaatattattgaCAAGGAGAATGTTACGGAGAGCCCCATAATTTCTATGATAGAAAATAATCAAGAACAAAATTACGatgtgaaaaaaaaattagatattttaattttgtatttaagatttgttcataatttttgttattattcagcaaaaaaatttaatacaTATGATGAGCTACTTAGAGAATGTGGTTATTTCTATCTAAGAGTAAATGTAGGGCAGAAAAAATTACACAAGAATTTTATTCcaatattttatgaaaactgtaatatagaaaaggataataaatacttagataatatgataattaaTAGTATATCTATTGATGAAactaatttattaaatgaggatataaaaaatgatatatcaATAAATAGTGGATAtaatgatttaaaaaatcaaaattcTTTTGTAATGCATAATGAAACTAATGATCATAATGAAAATAGgaattataaattaaaatatacaaatgatatgttattatataaattattaaataataaaaaaaacgaaatattttttcttcaagATGAAGAACAAATCAAGATATCAGAGTTTCAGTTGAAATGGCTAGTCCATTTTGATAATGAAATCAAAAATGCTattaataacaaatattatgaaaatattaatattgaaaaaacaaatgaatTTTTAGATATTCTAAAAAAGGATTATGCACTAACAACAAGTGATAATAAACAAAGTGATATTAGATGTTCTAAATGTAAAAAACTTTTTAATCATATTAATGATTTACCAAATCATATCTTCTTAAAACATAATCAatttaaaatgaaattaataaCCGAAACTGAAATtcaaataatgaaaaagaaattttatGAAACTCCAcattcttttcattttctttttatgatggaaaaaaagtataattACATGttcaaaaattataatcataaaaattctatttttaaaagaaataaaagtTTTATAAATCATAATTTACATGTATTAAACAAtccaaataaaaatgaatacaAAGATTTTGATGACCCACAACAAAATCTTTTACAAAATGTAAAACATACTAATACCACCAAGAGCAAAGATTTCTATGACgatacataa